CAGCCCGGAGGCGGACAGCCGCTCCAGCTCGCGCTCGGGCAGCAGCCGGTCGCGGTCGCGCTCCACGGAGGTCGCGGCCAGCTCGGCGGCGATCTCGGTGGCGACGGCGACCGCCTCGTCGGCGGAGAGGACGGGGACGGTCGTCTGGTCGACGGCGTGGTCGACGAGCGTCGTGGGGTGGTTCATGCAGCGTCCTCCCGCTCGGCGGCCTCGAGCTCGCGGACGATCGGCAGCACCTCGCGGCCGAAGTGCTCGACCTCCTCCTGGAAGTGCAGGAAGCCGAGGAGGAACAGGTCGACGCCGCGGCGCTTGAACTCCAGCATCCGGTGGGCCACCTGCTCCGGGGTGCCGACGAGGCCGGTGCGGAAGCCGTCGTTGTACTGGACCAGGTCGCGGAAGTCCGAGTCCTGCCACATGCCCTTCTTGTCCCCGGTCGACTGGCCGGCCTGCTTGACCGCGTCGCCGAAGCCCCGGACCGCCTCGGGGTTGGCCTTGGCGATGATCTCCTCGAGGGTGGCGTGCGCCTCGGCCTCGGTGTCGCGGGCGACCATGAAGCCGTTGACGCCGATCTTCACGGTGCGGCCCGCGGCGGCGGCCGACGCAGCCACGCCCTCGACCTGCTCGGCGATGCCGTCGGGGGTGTTGCCGTTGGCGAAGTACCAGTCGCTGACGCGGCCGGCCATCGCCTGGGCGACGCCGGAGTTGCCGCCCTGGAAGATCTCCGGCAGCGGGCGGCCGGGCAGGTCGAGCGGCTTGGGGTTCATGGCGAAGTCGCGCAGCTGGAAGAACTCGCCGTGGAGCTCGGCGCCGTCGCGCGACCAGATCTCGCGCATGTAGGCGATGAACTCCTCCGCCATCCGGTAGCGCTCGCCGTGCTCGAGCCACCGCACGCCCATGCTGGTCGCCTCGTCCTTGAACCAGCCGGACACGACGTTGATGGCGGCGCGGCCGTTGCTGAGGTGGTCGGCGGTGGCGATGAACTTCGCCAGCACGCCGGGGTGCCACATGTAGGGGTGGACGGCGGAGATGACCTTGAGCCGCTCGGTCGCCAGCAGCAGGGCCAGGCTGAAGCTGGTCGCCTCGTGCTGGAAGGCGGCGCCGTAGGAGGCGGTGTAGCGCACCTGGGTGAGCGCGTAGTCGAACCCGTTCTGCTCCGCGGTCTGCGCCAGGCGCTTGTTGTAGTCGTAGTCCCAGCCGGTGCGCTGCTCGATGTCGGAGATGACGAGGCCACCGGAGACGTTGGGCACCCAGTAGGCGAACTGCAGCGGCTCGCGGGCGGCGGCGGGGGACGTGCTCATGGGTTCTCCTCGGGACGGTCCTACGGTTTCGCGCTTAATCTCTATCGATCTTGTAGACAAACGTAGCAGGGGTCGTCGCGGTCGGCCGACAGCCGGTCGCGCGGGGATGGCGAGGGGGTGGAAGGCCCTGCCTGTCGTCCGCACCTGTCACCCCCCGGTGACAGGTCTCGGGACAGGCGGTGCCTTCCACCCCCTCTCGTGGAGCCGGTGCGTGACCGGTCGGTTCAGGTGGCGCTGCCGCCCGCCGCGGGCGTGGCGTCCCAGTCCTGGCGACGGCGGGTGCCGCCGATCGACCACGCGTAGGGCGGCGGCGTGCCGTTGACGGCGTACGCACCCACGACGCGCGCCTTGAGGATGCGCGGGTTGTGCGAGGCGACGGTGCGCGCGTTGCGCCAGTGGCGGTCGAGCGCGAGCGGGCGCGCGGTCGCCGAGGCGCCGAGCGCGTCGAAGATGTCGGAGGTGGCGCGCAGCACGAGCTCCGAGACGACGACCTGGGCGGTCGATGACTCGATCTCGCTGGCCTCGACGAGGCGGGCGACCTCGTCGGCGCCGGACAGGGCGGCGTCCGCGACGGCCTGGATGCTGGCCGCGACCCGCAGCGTCGCGGCCTCGGCGGCGTAGACCGCGGCGGCGATCTCGCCGACCCGGGCGAGGACCTGGGCGTCGTCGCGCACCCGCGGGGCGTTGGCGTGGGAGAAGTTCCGGGTCCGCTTCTGCACGGCCTCGACGACGTCGGCCAGCGCCGACTTCGCGATGCCGGTCAGGGTCGCGAGCAGGTTCAGCTGGTAGAACGCCGTCTGATAGGGGAAGCGCTCCTCGAAGGGCAGCACGTGGTCGGCGGGGACCCCGACGCCGTCGAAGGTGGCGGTGCCGCTGCCGGTGCCCTTCTGGCCGAAGCCGTTCCAGTCGTCGCTGACCCGGACGCCCGGGTCGCGGAGGTCGACCATCGCGATCGCGGTGGCGTCCTCGGCCTCGTCGGGGCGCCCGGGCTCGCGCAGGCGGGCGTGCACGTCGGCCCACTCGGCGTAGATGCTGCCGGTCGTGTAGTACTTCGTGCCGTCGAGCCGGTAGGAGCCGTCGGCGCGCGGCGCCAGGACGGTGCGCGGCAGGTCGATGTCCGAGCCGACCTCAGACCAGGCGTTGCCGACCATCTCGCCGCGCACGAAGCGGTCGAACCAGACGCTCTGGTCACTGGTGCGCGCGTGGTGCCACAGCCGGTCCTCGACGAGGGCGAAGTGACCGCGGAAGGCCTGCGGGAGGTTCGCGTCGACCGAGGCCAGCTCGATCCACAGGCGCGCGACGTCGACGAGCCCGAGGCCCGCGCCGCCGTGGGAGACGGGGACCCGGGTCGCGCCGAAGCCCTCCCGCTTGAGCAGCGCCACGGCCTCGAAGGGCAGCGTGCCGTCGACCTCGCGCTGGACGGCTCCCTCCGCGACGGCGTCGAGGACGGGACGCCACTCGGCCAGCAGGTGGTCGGTTGTGCGCGCCGTCGAGCCGGCTGCCGTGGGGTGGTCGGCAGCGGCGGACGGGGTCTCGGTCCGGCGATCGGTGGGCCGGACACGCAGGGTGGTCATGGTGGAAATCCTCCCGGTTTGTATAGTGACTTTGTAGACTTTAAGTGGTCGGCGTCGGCGCACCTGCATCCGCGGCGACAGGTTCTTCCGACCACCCGACCTTCCTCCGCGCGCGGAGGAGCAGCGAGAACCAGGAGCCCACGGTGCGGATCGAACAGCTGGAGTACCTCGCGGCGGTGACCGAGCACGGATCACTGCGGCGGGCGAGCGAGGCCATGCACATCTCCCAGCCCGCCCTCAGCGAGGCCGTGACCAAGCTGGAGAAGGAGCTCGGCACGACGCTCCTCGACCGGCGTCGCACCGGGTCGCGGATCAGCCGCCAGGGCCTGGACCTGCAGGAGTTCATGGCCGAGGTGCTCGGCGCCGTCGACCGGCTGCGCGAGGCGGCCGGCCAGCAGTCCGTACGCCGTCGCGACCTGCGCATCGGCACCGTCAGCACCGCGTCCTCCAGCCTCCTCGCCCCGGCCCTGCGCGACCTCCACGCGCGGCACGGGTCGGGCGGCGTCGAGGTCGTCAACAGCCGCCAGGCCGACATCCAGCAGGGCCTCGCCGAGGGCGTCCTCGACCTCGGCCTGGTCAACCTGCTCCCGGGCGACGAGGTGGACACCTCGCTCGTGGCCGACCGCCTCATCGAGGGCACGCCGGTCGCGTGCCTGCGCGCCGACCACCCGCTCGTCGATCGCACCCGGGTCACCGTCGCCGAGCTGCGCGCCGAGCCCCACGTCCTCATGCGCACCGGCTACGTCATGCACCGCTACGCCCAGCGCCTCTTCGGCGCCGACATGCCGGCCACGACCTACGCCACGGACGGCGCCGAGATGGGCAAGGCGATGGTGGCCGCGGGCCTGGGCATCTCGATCCTGCCCGACTTCTCGATCACCGCCGACCCGCTGGTGAAGGCGGGTGTGCTGACCACCCGGCCGATCAGCACCGACCACACGACGGTCACGCTGGTGATGCTGCGACGCCGCTCGGACCGCACCCCGGAGGCGGTGCGCGACCTGCAGACCGCGCTGGTGCGCCGGGCGCGGGCCTACCTCGCCGGGGTCGACCTCGCCGCGGACCTCCCCGACGACGCGCCCCTCGAGCCGCCGGTCGCGGCGCCCGCGGCGAGCGGCGACCGGCCGGTGGTCACGCCGATCGGTAGCCGTGCACGAAGTCGGTGAGCGCCGCGAGCTGACCGGGGTCGGTCGAGGGGATCACGCCGTGGCCGAGGTTGAAGATGTGGCCCTTCGCCGCCCGGCCGGCGTCGATCACCTCGGCCGCGCGGGCGGTCATCACCTCGGTCGGCGCGAAGACCAGCGTCGGGTCGAGGTTGCCCTGCACCGCGCGGTCGCCGACGAGCGGGATCGCGTGCTCGAGCGGCGTGCGCCAGTCGACGCCGACCACGTCGGCACCCGCCTCGCCCATCAGCCCGAGCAGGTTGGTGGTGCCGACGCCGAAGTGGATGCGCGGCACGCCGAGCTCGCCGGCCGCGGCCAGCACCCGCTCGGAATGGGGCATCACCGACGCGCGGTAGTCGGCCGGGGTGAGCGCACCGGCCCACGAGTCGAACAGCTGGACCGCCGAGGCGCCCGCCTCGACCTGGATCCGGAGGTAGGCCGCGGCGATGCCGGCGATCTTGCGCATCAGCGCGTCCCACACGTCGGGGGCACCGAACATCATCGCCTTGGTCTTCGCGTGCTCCTTCGACGGACCACCCTCGACGAGGTAGGACGCGACGGTGAAGGGCGCGCCGGCGAAACCGATCAGGGGCGTCGCGCCGAGCTCGGCGACGAGCTGGCGCACCGCCTGCGTGATGAAGGGGACGTGCTCGGGCGTCAGGTCGGGGATCGCGTCGACGTCCGCGAGCGTCCTGACCGGTGACGCGACGACCGGGCCGACGCCCGGCACGATGTCGAGGTCGACGCCGACGGCCTTGAGCGGCAGCACGATGTCGGAGAAGAAGATCGCCGCGTCGACGCCGTAGCGGCGGACCGGCTGGAGGGTGATCTCGGTGACCAGGTCCGCGTCCATGCAGGACTCGAGCATGCCGATGCCCTCGCGGACCTTCAGGTACTCCGGCAGCGAGCGCCCGGCCTGCCGCATGAACCACACCGGGGTGTGGGACGGCTCCTCGCCGCGGGCGGCGGCCAGGAACGGGCTCGTCTCGAGGCCGGGACGGGGGGCGGGAACGGCGTCGGTCACGGTCGAATCCTCGCAGGTCAGACGGCGTGGCGACACATCGGCATCGGGGGCCGCTGACCTAGTCTGGGGCCATGGTGGCCCGTCACGAGACCCACCCGAGCACCTCTGCCGGGGCTGGGCCCGCGGAGTTCCGCGCGGCTGTGGAGTCGATGCGTCGGGCTGCGCTGCGCCCCGAGGTGTTCTGCGAGGAGATGCCGGCGCCGCAGCGGATCGCCCCCTGGTCGGCCGCGCTGAGCGGTGACGTCACCGTCGACGAGGACGACGTCGGCACCGGCCGGCTGATCCTGCTGCACGACCCCGCCGGCAACGACGCCTGGGACGGCACGTTCCGCTGCGTCGCCTACGCCCGCGCCGACATCGACCCCGAGCTCGGCGCCGACC
Above is a genomic segment from Nocardioides okcheonensis containing:
- a CDS encoding DUF3000 domain-containing protein — translated: MVARHETHPSTSAGAGPAEFRAAVESMRRAALRPEVFCEEMPAPQRIAPWSAALSGDVTVDEDDVGTGRLILLHDPAGNDAWDGTFRCVAYARADIDPELGADPMLAAVGWSWLTEALEAHGAPFHTASGSVTCVTTESFGTMADEPRSAQVEIRASWTPVADDDGGLDMTAHVEAWGELMCTAVGLPPVPEGVTAIPSRRGQRGT
- the sfnG gene encoding dimethylsulfone monooxygenase SfnG, whose amino-acid sequence is MSTSPAAAREPLQFAYWVPNVSGGLVISDIEQRTGWDYDYNKRLAQTAEQNGFDYALTQVRYTASYGAAFQHEATSFSLALLLATERLKVISAVHPYMWHPGVLAKFIATADHLSNGRAAINVVSGWFKDEATSMGVRWLEHGERYRMAEEFIAYMREIWSRDGAELHGEFFQLRDFAMNPKPLDLPGRPLPEIFQGGNSGVAQAMAGRVSDWYFANGNTPDGIAEQVEGVAASAAAAGRTVKIGVNGFMVARDTEAEAHATLEEIIAKANPEAVRGFGDAVKQAGQSTGDKKGMWQDSDFRDLVQYNDGFRTGLVGTPEQVAHRMLEFKRRGVDLFLLGFLHFQEEVEHFGREVLPIVRELEAAEREDAA
- a CDS encoding acyl-CoA dehydrogenase family protein, which translates into the protein MTTLRVRPTDRRTETPSAAADHPTAAGSTARTTDHLLAEWRPVLDAVAEGAVQREVDGTLPFEAVALLKREGFGATRVPVSHGGAGLGLVDVARLWIELASVDANLPQAFRGHFALVEDRLWHHARTSDQSVWFDRFVRGEMVGNAWSEVGSDIDLPRTVLAPRADGSYRLDGTKYYTTGSIYAEWADVHARLREPGRPDEAEDATAIAMVDLRDPGVRVSDDWNGFGQKGTGSGTATFDGVGVPADHVLPFEERFPYQTAFYQLNLLATLTGIAKSALADVVEAVQKRTRNFSHANAPRVRDDAQVLARVGEIAAAVYAAEAATLRVAASIQAVADAALSGADEVARLVEASEIESSTAQVVVSELVLRATSDIFDALGASATARPLALDRHWRNARTVASHNPRILKARVVGAYAVNGTPPPYAWSIGGTRRRQDWDATPAAGGSAT
- a CDS encoding LysR family transcriptional regulator, producing the protein MRIEQLEYLAAVTEHGSLRRASEAMHISQPALSEAVTKLEKELGTTLLDRRRTGSRISRQGLDLQEFMAEVLGAVDRLREAAGQQSVRRRDLRIGTVSTASSSLLAPALRDLHARHGSGGVEVVNSRQADIQQGLAEGVLDLGLVNLLPGDEVDTSLVADRLIEGTPVACLRADHPLVDRTRVTVAELRAEPHVLMRTGYVMHRYAQRLFGADMPATTYATDGAEMGKAMVAAGLGISILPDFSITADPLVKAGVLTTRPISTDHTTVTLVMLRRRSDRTPEAVRDLQTALVRRARAYLAGVDLAADLPDDAPLEPPVAAPAASGDRPVVTPIGSRARSR
- the hemE gene encoding uroporphyrinogen decarboxylase, whose translation is MRQAGRSLPEYLKVREGIGMLESCMDADLVTEITLQPVRRYGVDAAIFFSDIVLPLKAVGVDLDIVPGVGPVVASPVRTLADVDAIPDLTPEHVPFITQAVRQLVAELGATPLIGFAGAPFTVASYLVEGGPSKEHAKTKAMMFGAPDVWDALMRKIAGIAAAYLRIQVEAGASAVQLFDSWAGALTPADYRASVMPHSERVLAAAGELGVPRIHFGVGTTNLLGLMGEAGADVVGVDWRTPLEHAIPLVGDRAVQGNLDPTLVFAPTEVMTARAAEVIDAGRAAKGHIFNLGHGVIPSTDPGQLAALTDFVHGYRSA